Sequence from the Deltaproteobacteria bacterium genome:
AGCGCTCCCTAAACTCCGGTAAGATGAGAGAAGGTCCAGCGTATGCAGCATCCACATGAACCCAGATCTGCTCCTGGTCTGCAAAGCCCTTGAAGGACTCAAGATCATCGTAGCCACAGGTGTTGGTGGATCCGTAATTGAGCTGCAGTGCGCAAGGCTTTAGCCCTTTTTTACGGTCCTCGGCCATGGCAAGCCGCACATCGTCAGCGGTGATGCCCCAGTTGCCGTTTGGTAGTAGTTTGGCCGGAATCTTGTGGAGGCGCATCCCTGCAACGCGCACAGCTTTGGGGCCAGAAAAATGACTCTGGTCCGACATGTACACAACCAGTGATGACGAATCCTGCCAATAAAGGTCCTCAAGCTGTGCAGGCGTCAGTGACCCCGCGGCACCCAAGCCGCGTGCATGATGATTGACGCGGGCCGCAGTCATGATTACCGCCAAAGCCTCGCCGGCCGTGTTTTGGATGATGCCGCCGCCTTGACGCGAGGTGTGCCTAAATGGAGAGTCGTTTGGTGCGCCGAGTAAATCTAAAATCCAGTCCATCACGACGCATTCTAGTTCCGTTGCGGCCGGATTAGCGCTCCATTGCAAGCCAACGGATCCAAGCGCTGCGATGAGGAGCTCGCTGACGATTGCAGGAATCGAGGTCGCAGCCGGATAATAGGCGAAAAATCGCCGGTGCTGCCAGTGGGTGATGGCTGGCAGAAAGTTGGTCCTTACGGCTGCGATCAGTGTTGAAATGTCGCTGCCGTTGTCTGGAACCATGCCCGCCATTTTCGCAGCAAGTTCACCAGGCACAAGTTTTGGCTTTACTGGTGTTTGGTCTAAATTTGCCAGATGCTGATCGAGCAAATCTAGGGCCGCAAGAACAGCATGCCTAAGCGTCGCGGGGTCGAGGCGAAAATCAGCCATGGGCCAGCACGGCCTCCGCTAGTTGTTTGAAGGGGCGTGCCAACTCGTTGTCACTAAGTGCTACAGGCTTGCCACTGTCGCCGCCCTCGCGCACGGCGGCGGTCAGGGGCACATGGGCCAATACTTTGAGTTTACGCGCCGCTGCCATCTCACTCCCACCACCGGAGGAAAAAATAGGCTCGTGATGGCCACACTTGGGGCAAACAAACTCAGACATGTTTTCCACTAGACCAAACACCGGCACATCGAGTCTTTGAAACATCGTCAGCGCCTTGTGAGCGTCGAGCAGCGCTACGTTCTGCGGCGTCGTCACGATCACCGCGCCGTGGATTGGCAAGGTTTCGACCAGCGCCAATTGAATATCACCTGTCCCAGGCGGCAGATCGATGACCAGATAATCTAGCTCGCCCCACTTCACGTCGTAGCACAGCTGCCCAAAGGCCTTAGCCACTAGGGGGCCGCGCCAAATCACTGGCTGCTCGGTATCAGTAAGGAAGCCAAAGCTCACGGTTTTCACCCCATGAGCCGAAAGTGGCAAAAGCTTATCGCCGTCAGTCACCGGCATCTGTCCGGCTATTCCCAGCATCATCGGAATCGAAGGACCGTAAATGTCGGCATCAAGGAGGCCTACCTTGGCACCAGTGGCGGCTAATGCCGTCGCCAGATTCACGCTCACGGTCGATTTGCCGACGCCGCCTTTGCCCGAGGCTACGACGACGACATGCGTCACGCCGGGGATGGCCCGTTTGGCGATTTGTAGTCCGAACGGCGACTTGCGCTCGCTCAAGGGCGCTGGGCCACTGGTCGGGCCACTTGGTAGCGGTTTATTGCGCTTGAACCGAACCTCGATCTTGTGACTTGGGCTCGCAGCCTTGAGGCCGCGCTCGATGGTTAGCTTTTGATCGAGGCTGAGCCCATCGGATGCGACCTTGGCCAACACCGATGATGGCCCGAGCGGCTCTACACTTAGGCGTGCTAAGGTTTCGGTTTCACTCTCATTTTCAAGATCAGCCGCGGCCCTTAGGCCAAGCAGCGCCGCACTTAATTCGGCTTGCATGCTTATCCTCATTTTCGGGATGATAGGCGAGATTTCCGCGGGGGCGAATCTGCGTCCTCCTTATAACTTTGCTAGGGTGCATAGTCATGCAAGAAATTACTGTCTACACTACGTTAGTATGTTCCTACTGTCATGCAGCCAAAAGACTGCTCGAACAACGCGGTTTAGCCTTTAAGGAGGTCGATCTGACGCATAATCCTAAGCTACGTCAGGAACTTTCTGAGGCCAATAGTGGTTACCGGACGGTGCCGATGATCTTTATTGGTCGCGAGTTTATCGGTGGCTTCACTGAACTCGCTGCCCTGGATCGCAGTGGCTCGCTGACGGCTAAAGTCAATGCGCCTTAAAGCTTCGCTCCTTGCCCTCATTATTGGTGCCGCTAGCACCTTTGCATGGTCTTGGTCCGTGCGGCAGAACCGTGAGCCGGAAGATACGCCAGAAGCTCTGGACGCGGTCCCCGCAGACACCTTGGTCTTGTCACCACCGGCAAGTGACGCCAAGGTCCAAGTGACCGAGCTTCAGGGCGGTGGTCCCGAGGACGAGGCGGCCATGCAGCGCATCTACGGGGCCTTCGCCCTGGGGGATTTTTCTGGGGCTCTGAGCCTTGCCGATACTGCGGCGTTGGACAGTAAGTTGTCAGTGGCGTTTCGTCACTGGCTGAGTCAACAGATGCCGTCGATCTTAGTAAGTGCGGGCTGGTCAAAGTTACGCCTAGGTGACTGCGAACAGGCTACGGATTGGTTGCGACGTGCCGTTGCCTTAACACCTGCACCAGCAGCAGTCAAAGGCCTGGCCGTTTGCTTTTATAAACAAAAGCAAATGAGCCTCGCTCGTGAGCAGTTTCTGAATTATCTAGCACTTGAGCCTAACGATAGCGAAATGCTACTCCTCTACACTGACGTCCTGGAATCAGAGGGCCGTTTCGTCGATGCTGTCGGTATCCTGAAACAACTCCAGACACTGGCCGAAAATCCTGCGGCAAATCTGGATGGCGCTGCTATAGGGCAGCGCTTGCAGAGTATGCAAAGCCGTGAGAAAGAGAGCGCCTCCATGCAGACCGAGGCGTCTCGCAACTTTCGTCTCAGCTTCCGTAGCGGTGATCACGAGGATCTCGTGGCATTTGTCCTGCAAGCGCTGGAAGATGCTGCCGATGAATTTCGCGAATCGTTTGGTCTCCCGGCACCGCAGAGCCAAATTGAAGTGGTGATGTACCCAGCGGCTAGTTTTCAAGGAGTGACGGGTGGGGGGCCGGCGTGGGCCGAGGGTTTGTACGACGGACGCATTCGCATACCCGTGCGCCCTGAGCCACAGAAGACCGATAAGGCCGATCTCGACATAGTTCTGCGGCACGAATTAGTGCATGCCCTTTTAGCGCAGCTAGGCGACAGCCGTACTGTACCGCCCTGGTTTGGCGAAGGGGTGGCGCAGCGACTTTCATGCGCTGGCCGTTCTTGCGGTCGTTTTGCCTTCCCGCCGCAGCCTGGGGGCTTTTTGCCACCCGATTCTTTTGCTTCGTCCTACCTAGCCCTGTCGACCGTTAACGCCGGTCGCGCCTACCAACAGAGTTTATTTCTCATACTGACGATTGAGGCGCTAAAGGGCGAGCAGTCCTTGCGCCAGATCTTGACGTCTGTAACTACGAGCAGTGACATCAGCTCCGACGGTCTTTTGCTGCCTGTCGGTCTTGATTTTACGCGGTTGCATGCCGCTGCGTCTGAGCTGTGGATTAAACGCCAATCACCAGACGGACGCTAAACATCGTCTTTTTGACGCAGTAAATGTCATCGCGCAGGGACGAAAGATTAGTGGCTGAAACCTGACTATTTGCGCTATAAAAGTGCCTCTAAATTCTTTTGAGTGGTAGATATCATGATGCACCATGTGCTTAAATTAACGGTTGTTATTTGTTTGGCGGCAAGTTGCGGTGGTGAGAGCGCACCGAGTGGTTCACATCGCGTCAAGGGGATTGGGGCCTGTGAGGCAGGCCATCTCGCCACGCAGTGCCATAATCGCAGCGTCTGTCGCCTGGTGTGCGCGGTAGGCGGTGCGGCTGCAAGTGCGGCAACGGGTGGCTCGACTCTGGCGCGAGCCGGGACGGCAGGAGGT
This genomic interval carries:
- a CDS encoding Mrp/NBP35 family ATP-binding protein produces the protein MRISMQAELSAALLGLRAAADLENESETETLARLSVEPLGPSSVLAKVASDGLSLDQKLTIERGLKAASPSHKIEVRFKRNKPLPSGPTSGPAPLSERKSPFGLQIAKRAIPGVTHVVVVASGKGGVGKSTVSVNLATALAATGAKVGLLDADIYGPSIPMMLGIAGQMPVTDGDKLLPLSAHGVKTVSFGFLTDTEQPVIWRGPLVAKAFGQLCYDVKWGELDYLVIDLPPGTGDIQLALVETLPIHGAVIVTTPQNVALLDAHKALTMFQRLDVPVFGLVENMSEFVCPKCGHHEPIFSSGGGSEMAAARKLKVLAHVPLTAAVREGGDSGKPVALSDNELARPFKQLAEAVLAHG
- a CDS encoding glutaredoxin — translated: MQEITVYTTLVCSYCHAAKRLLEQRGLAFKEVDLTHNPKLRQELSEANSGYRTVPMIFIGREFIGGFTELAALDRSGSLTAKVNAP